A stretch of the Medicago truncatula cultivar Jemalong A17 chromosome 5, MtrunA17r5.0-ANR, whole genome shotgun sequence genome encodes the following:
- the LOC11407427 gene encoding protein LIGHT-DEPENDENT SHORT HYPOCOTYLS 5, with amino-acid sequence MKAASGGEPPPPSIPSETPPETAQPQPSSPATPTPSRYESQKRRDWNTFQQYLRNHKPPLTLALCSGAHVIEFLKYLDQFGKTKVHVIGCPYFGQPNPPSPCACPLKQAWGSLDALIGRLRAAFEENGGKPESNPFGTRAVRIYLREVKDGQAKARGVPYEKKKRKRPTVTAAAIISTAAAVNSNGPGDGDVIDGNTERIGAGVGVTTNNNTTVTPIVSVSTAIV; translated from the coding sequence ATGAAAGCTGCATCGGGTGGAGAACCACCACCACCGTCAATACCATCAGAAACACCACCGGAGACAGCACAACCACAACCTTCATCACCAGCAACACCAACACCAAGCCGCTACGAGTCACAAAAGCGACGAGACTGGAACACGTTCCAACAATATCTACGTAACCACAAACCACCATTAACCCTAGCACTATGCAGTGGAGCACATGTGATTGAGTTTCTCAAGTATCTTGATCAATTTGGAAAAACTAAGGTGCACGTGATAGGTTGTCCGTATTTCGGACAACCTAACCCACCTTCTCCTTGCGCTTGTCCTCTTAAGCAAGCGTGGGGAAGTCTTGACGCTCTCATCGGACGTCTTAGGGCTGCTTTCGAGGAAAATGGAGGGAAACCGGAGAGTAATCCGTTTGGAACTCGGGCGGTTAGGATTTATCTAAGGGAAGTTAAAGATGGTCAGGCCAAAGCTAGAGGAGTTCCttatgagaaaaagaaaaggaagaggcCCACTGTCACCGCTGCTGCAATAATATCAACTGCAGCAGCGGTGAATAGCAATGGACCTGGTGACGGTGATGTTATTGATGGTAATACCGAAAGAATTGGAGCTGGTGTTGGTGTTACCACCAATAATAATACCACCGTCACACCTATTGTTAGTGTTAGTACGGCTATAGTatag
- the LOC11405958 gene encoding APO protein 3, mitochondrial: MRTTAITTHLPLLNCLSHRLTATLPFTSGTCPDSPDPDNAFPYSDVPNPSRIKSERKPYVTPMKVLIARAKAEREARKAQPCRVLEEAPENGLLVPELVEVARRVYQARGFLLSGLKQLVRVIPVLRCEFCNEVHIGYVGHEIRTCTGPKSWLRSATHVWKRGGVQDVVCFPKCFHLYDRVGKPRVGHDERFSVPRIPAIIELCIQAGLDLKKFPTKRRTKPVYCIEGRIADFESVAEDNEIERNSSFENVNPLTDSSYMLKEPVEKVQSLLENKISHMDQLSDEERNKLRDLSKHALDSWFEMISGAKKIMEKYVVNTCGYCPEVQVGPKGHKLRMCKASKHQSRNGLHAWQEATLDDIVGPNFVWHVEDLNGPALNNNIKRYYGKAPAVVELCVHAGAPVPDQYKSMMRLDVVSPERDEVDLVA, encoded by the exons ATGCGCACCACCGCAATCACCACCCATCTCCCTCTGCTAAACTGCCTCTCCCACCGCCTCACCGCCACCCTCCCCTTCACATCCGGCACTTGCCCCGACTCACCCGATCCCGACAACGCATTCCCATACTCTGACGTACCCAACCCTAGCCGAATAAAATCAGAAAGAAAACCCTACGTGACGCCAATGAAAGTTTTGATTGCGAGGGCAAAGGCAGAGAGAGAAGCGCGAAAGGCACAGCCTTGTAGAGTTCTGGAAGAGGCGCCTGAGAATGGGTTACTTGTGCCTGAGCTTGTAGAAGTTGCGAGGAGAGTTTATCAAGCAAGAGGGTTTCTACTTTCCGGTTTGAAGCAACTCGTTCGAGTTATTCCGGTTTTGCGCTGCGA GTTTTGTAACGAGGTTCACATTGGTTATGTGGGTCATGAAATTCGAACATGTACGGGACCAAAGAGTTGGCTGCGGAGTGCAACTCATGTTTGGAAAAGGGGAGGTGTTCAAGACGTGGTTTGTTTCCCAAAATGCTTTCATTTGTATGACCGTGTTGGCAAGCCAAGAGTTGGCCATGATGAGAGGTTTAGTGTTCCACGTATCCCTGCCATAATTGAACTTTGTATACAAGCGGGTTTAGACCTTAAAAAATTTCCCACGAAGAGGAGAACAAAACCGGTATATTGCATCGAAGGAAGAATTGCAGATTTTGAATCCGTTGCGGAAGATAatgaaattgaaagaaatagTTCTTTCGAAAATGTCAATCCTTTAACTGATTCGTCCTATATGTTAAAAGAGCCTGTAGAGAAGGTCCAAAGTCTACTGGAGAACAAAATAAGTCATATGGATCAGTTGAGTGACGAAGAAAGGAACAAATTAAGGGATTTAAGTAAACATGCATTGGACTCATGGTTTGAGATGATTTCAGGTGCAAAGAAGATCATGGAGAAGTATGTTGTGAATACTTGTGGATATTGTCCTGAGGTTCAGGTTGGTCCTAAGGGACATAAGCTGAGAATGTGCAAGGCTTCAAAGCATCAGTCTCGGAATGGTTTACATGCATGGCAAGAGGCAACATTAGATGATATTGTGGGTCCAAATTTTGTCTGGCATGTTGAGGATCTGAATGGCCCTGCTCTGAATAACAATATCAAGAGATATTATGGTAAGGCTCCCGCTGTTGTGGAACTCTGTGTGCATGCTGGGGCTCCAGTTCCTGATCAATATAAGAGCATGATGAGATTAGATGTGGTTTCCCCAGAACGAGATGAAGTTGACCTTGTTGCCTGA
- the LOC11406496 gene encoding small nuclear ribonucleoprotein E: protein MASTKVQRVMTQPINLIFRFLQSKARIQIWLFEQKDLRIEGRIIGFDEYMNLVLDDAEEVNVKKKSKKTLGRILLKGDNITLMMNTGK from the exons atggcgagcaccaaaGTTCAGAGGGTTATGACCCAACCCATT AACTTGATCTTCAGATTTCTTCAAAGC AAAGCGCGGATTCAGATTTGGCTTTTTGAGCAGAAGGATTTGAGAATTGAAGGAAGAATCATT GGTTTTGACGAGTACATGAATTTGGTTTTGGACGATGCTGAAGAAGTAAACGTCAAGAAGAAGAGCAAAAAAACATTAG GGAGGATCCTTCTTAAAGGAGACAACATAACTTTGATGATGAACAC GGgtaaatga
- the LOC11413618 gene encoding probable fatty acyl-CoA reductase 4, with protein sequence MNSGTIHSFLKGKSILVIGTTGFLAKVFVEKILRIQPEIQQLYLLVRASNNDLASQRLQNEVFQTDLFGLLRDKLGQEFDSFISKKVTAIAGDVSVQNLGLKDENLNLFQEIDLIVNFAATTKFDERFDISMGVNTMGPLHVLNFAKKCCNIKVFVHISTAYVCGEANNGEEILQEKPFEMGQTLKGTSKLNIQTEMDLLEKKIDELRAMNADESTIKYALKDYGIQRANLHGWPNTYVFTKAMGEMLVVNQKDNVPLIIIRPTMVTSTNKDPFPGWIEGLRTTDTVIRGYGIGKLACFVGNPNTILDIIPADLVINCVITTIVVHLDQAPKDFIYHISSSLRNPFKVLDFINIIYDYFVKNPCTNENGKPIVISKRLFPTSLSGFNVYLTIRYVIPLKVSNYVNKTCFRFSQDATYDDNYKKNRMLKGWAKLYKPYSCFKAM encoded by the exons ATGAACTCTGGAACGATACATAGCTTTCTCAAGGGAAAGAGCATTTTAGTAATCGGCACAACAGGTTTCTTAGCAAAAG TTTTTGTGGAAAAAATACTAAGAATTCAACCAGAGATACAACAGTTGTATCTTCTTGTAAGAGCTTCCAACAATGATTTAGCATCACAACGCTTGCAAAATGAG GTATTTCAAACAGATTTGTTTGGATTGCTACGAGATAAGTTGGGTCAAGAATTTGATTCTTTCATATCAAAGAAAGTTACAGCTATAGCAGGAGATGTTTCTGTTCAAAATTTGGGATTGAAAGATGAAAATCTTAATCTGTTTCAAGAAATAGACCTTATTGTCAATTTTGCTGCAACCACTAAATTTGACGAAAG GTTTGACATCTCAATGGGTGTTAATACAATGGGACCTTTACATGTCTTAAACTTTGCAAAGAAATGTTGCAATATAAAAGTTTTTGTCCACATATCAACAG CATATGTATGTGGAGAGGCCAATAATGGAGAAGAAATTTTACAAGAGAAACCATTTGAGATGGGTCAAACTTTAAAAGGAACCtcaaaattaaacattcaaacagaaatggatttgttggagaaaaaaatAGATGAACTTCGAGCAATGAATGCCGATGAAAGCACAATCAAATATGCATTGAAAGATTATGGAATTCAAAG AGCAAATTTGCATGGTTGGCCAAACACATATGTATTCACAAAAGCAATGGGAGAAATGCTTGTAGTAAATCAAAAAGATAATGTACCATTGATCATTATACGACCCACAATGGTAACCAGTACGAATAAGGATCCATTTCCTGGTTGGATTGAAGGTTTACG AACTACGGACACTGTGATACGCGGATATGGTATTGGGAAATTAGCATGCTTTGTCGGTAATCCCAACACTATTTTAGATATA ATACCTGCAGATTTGGTCATTAATTGTGTGATTACAACCATTGTTGTTCATTTGGATCAAGCTCCAAAAGATTTCATCTACCACATTTCTTCATCGTTAAGAAATCCTTTCAAAGTTTTGGATTTTATCAACATTATCTATGATTATTTTGTGAAAAATCCTTGCacaaatgaaaatggaaaacCAATAGTTATCTCCAAGAGACTTTTTCCGACAAGTTTGAGTGGTTTCAACGTTTATTTGACAATCAGATATGTCATTCCTCTTAAG GTCTCAAATTATGTGAACAAAACATGTTTTCGTTTCTCCCAAGATGCTACTTATGATGacaactacaaaaaaaatagaatgctTAAAGGATGGGCAAAACTATACAAGCCATATTCATGTTTTAAAGCCATGTAA
- the LOC11407109 gene encoding probable fatty acyl-CoA reductase 4, with protein sequence MDEIYGIQRANLHGWPNTYVFTKAMGEMLVVNQKDNVPLIIIRPTMITSTNKDPFPGWIEGVRTMDSVICGYGLGKLACFVGNANTVLDTIPADLVVNCVITTIVVHLDQDPNKFIYHISSSLRNPFKISDLINIAYDYFVKNPWIDANGKPIVTSKRLWLTSLDAFNNYMMFRYVMPLKVSNFVNKIFFRLFQNNTYDNNCKKIRMLKGLAKLYTPYACFKGV encoded by the exons ATGGACGAAATTTATGGAATTCAAAG AGCAAATTTGCATGGTTGGCCAAACACATATGTATTCACAAAAGCAATGGGAGAAATGCTTGTAGTAAATCAAAAAGATAATGTACCATTGATCATTATACGACCCACAATGATAACAAGTACAAATAAAGATCCGTTTCCTGGTTGGATTGAAGGTGTAAG AACTATGGACAGTGTAATATGTGGATATGGTCTCGGGAAATTAGCATGCTTTGTCGGCAATGCCAACACTGTTCTAGATACA ATACCTGCAGATTTAGTCGTCAATTGTGTGATCACAACCATTGTTGTTCATTTGGATCAAGATCCAAACAAATTTATCTACCATATTTCTTCATCGCTAAGGAATCCTTTCAAAATTTCTGATCttataaacattgcatatgaTTATTTTGTGAAAAATCCTTGGATAGATGCAAATGGAAAACCAATAGTTACCTCCAAGAGACTTTGGTTGACAAGTTTGGATGCTTTCAACAATTATATGATGTTCCGCTATGTCATGCCCCTAAAG GTCTCAAATTTTGtgaacaaaatatttttccGTTTATTCCAAAATAACACTTATGATAACAATTGCAAAAAGATAAGAATGCTTAAAGGATTGGCAAAACTATACACTCCATATGCGTGTTTTAAGGGCGTGTAA
- the LOC11408664 gene encoding ferritin-3, chloroplastic, with protein MLLPISEFDHAEKGDALNAMELALSLERINNQKLLNLHSLANENNDAQLADFIESHFLVDQVEDIKKISEYVAQLRRMGKGHGVWHFDQMLLNGGVVA; from the exons ATGCTGCTACCGATTTCAGAGTTTGATCATGCAGAAAAGGGTGATGCATTAAATG CAATGGAACTTGCTTTGTCATTGGAAAGGATAAACAATCAAAAGCTTCTAAATTTACACAGT CTAGCAAATGAAAACAATGATGCACAACTTGCTGACTTTATTGAAAGCCATTTTCTGGTTGACCAG GTGGAAGACATTAAAAAGATATCAGAGTATGTGGCTCAGTTAAGAAGGATGGGCAAAGGACATG GAGTTTGGCACTTTGATCAGATGCTACTTAATGGAGGAGTGGTTGCATGA